The genomic stretch CCGATACCCAGTCGGGATGTGGAAGGTAATCGAGGGCTTCGATGAGGCTCGCCGCGTCATTAAGTTCGGCTCTGGCCTCGGCGCGGGTGAGTTCCTCGGCGCTTTCACTGGCCTCAAGGTCCTCTTTTCCGCCATCCTTGAGCGCAAATTCTCGGCGCCTCGCCAGGAAGCGCGACCAGTCGGCAAAGGCCATGAGGTCCGCTGGTCCGATGCGCCATCGGGCGCCGGCGAGGAGCCTCAGCAGATGATCGGAGCGGTTGGGGTCAACCAGTACATTCAGCGTGGCTACGATGTCGCTGACCTCGGGCATGCTCAGCAATCCGCCGAGACCTAGGATTTCATAGGGAATTCCCGCGTCCTCCAGCCCCCGCGAAATCGGAGTCAACTGCGAACGGGTGCGACAAAGTACGGCCATGGAGGGGTTACGCCCGTGGGCGCTGGCAAATGACGCGCGTTCGATGATGAATCGAGCTGCGAGTGCTGCCGCCTCTTGCCCACCGGTGGCATATCTAGCCAATTCCACCCGCCCTTCCCCGGCGAAAGCGCTGGGTTTAAGTGCGGGGACGGAGATGCCGGCGGGTGCCACGGAATTCAACCGTGCGGAGACGGCGTTGGCGGCGGAAAGGACGTTTTTAGAGTTGCGCCATGCGGTACTCAAATAGGCGACGGACGCAGGACGCAGTTCACTGCTTGCCCCGTCTTGCGGTGCTACCCGGGCAGGGAATTCGGTTGGGAAGCGGAAGAGCTGACCGGCGGATGCGCCACGGAAACCGTAGATGGACTGATTCGGGTCACCCACCGCGGTGAGCGCATGCCCTTCGCCGAAGATGCATGAGAAGAGCACCATCTGCGCGTGGGAGGTGTCCTGGAATTCATCGAGTAGCACGACCTTAAAGCGGGCCCGCTCGCTGTGTGCCGCCTCCGGGATTTCCCGGGCAATACGAGCGGCCAGCGCCACCAGATCCCCATAGTCCAAGGCGCCACGTGCCGCTTTGGCATGAGCGTAGTCAAGGGCAAGTTCGGCGATGGTGGCTCGCGTTCGCAACTTATCTAACAGTTTGCGGGCCTCCACGGAGGGGGCTGCCGGCTTATCGATCCGATACGGCAGGGACTCAAGTTGTCCCACCAGCTCGTCGATCCAGGCCTTTGCTTCCTCGGGGGCGACGAGGTGCTCAGCGCATTCCCCCGCGAAGGTCACCACGGCATCGATCAACGTGTTTTTGGAGGACGCCAGATGCTCATAGTCGCCCGTGTAACCCTCGACCACTGCCGCTGCTACCTGCCAGGCCTGAGCGGTTCCCAGCAACGCGGTGTCGGACTCGACGCCGATGCGCAGCCCGTGCTCCTTGACCAGCGTGTTGGCATAGGAATGGTAGGTGGAAACGGAGGGATCCAGCAGGCCTTCGGCTTCGAGTTCTAGCAGGCCAGAACGTGCCAACTTCTCCAACTGACCGCGGATACGTTGGGCAAGTTCGCCGGCCGCCTTGCGGGTGAACGTCACGCCAAGAATTTCCTCAGGGCGCACTTTTTTGTTGGCCACCAGCCAGATGACCCGATCGGCCATGGTGGCAGTCTTTCCCGATCCAGCGCCAGCAATAACCAGCAGTGGTTCAAGTGGGGAGGAGATGATGGCCGACTGTTCCGGGGTGGGCTGATGCTGTCCGAGGATCTCGGAGAGCTCCTCGGGAGAATAGATACGCCCTTCCGGTTCCACGGTGGCCTGGCCACCGGCAACGTCCTCATGCACAGATTCGGATGGGATTTGTGTGCGGCTCACGGCTCGGTGACCTGCCTTCCTTCGGAACACAATGGACAGATACCCGGCAAGCGGCAGTTACTCCCGCTGCGACCACCTCGGGCGGGGTCATGGCGGGAGAGGAAATCGGCGTCACCCATCAATGCTGCGGCTGCCAGCACCATGGGTGTGGCCCAATCAGTCTCGGTGATGGCGGGTTGGGCCTGTTCCCGCGGGGACTTGGTGGTGGTGCCCAATTGCACCAGCGAGGCACCTGCCGGCACTCGAGTGAGTTCCACCGGTGTTTTTCCGGCGAGCGCACCATTGATGATGGCCGCTTGATAGGCGCCCAGTTGCGGGTGCTTCTCCACGTCCTTGCCGCTGGGCTGAGATTTGCCGGTCTTCAGGTCAACAACCCACGGATTGCCCGCTTCGTCTGCCTCAACGCGGTCAACCACACCGCGCAGCAGTGCATCACGAGGCTCGACCGCTCCTGATTCCGCGTCGGCGGTCGCGGCGGGAATGATGATCTCGAAGGAGATCTCGCGGCCGATCAGGGTGCGATGCTCGGTACGCATCATGACGTTGTATTGGGCCAGCTTTTTGAGCATGTCTTCGGCGCGTTCACGATCCCGTGCCCCCTCCCAGTTGCTCGGCATTTCCAGTTCGGCCCAGCGCTGCTCTAGGACTTCCAGATATTCGCCGCCGCTGGCTTCGGGGTGTTCCTCGGCGATTGAGTGCACCAGGGTACCCAGGGAACGGGCAAAGTCGGTGGCAGCTTCTCCCCCGGCGGCTTGGACAAACCAGTTCAGCGGTGAGTTCATCACCGATTCAACCTTGGAGGGTGAGACCTTCACTGGTTCCCCGGTCGGTACTACCGGCCCGGTAGAGGTGATCTCCGCCAAGCCCCACCAGCTGCCGGGATGCGCGCCACGGATCGGACGCGATGCGGCAGCCAGGGTGCCAAGTACCTCCGTGGCGTCGCTGTGCAAAGGTTCACGTGATTCGTCGAGGGCCGTGGCCTCGGCGGCTTGGCGCAATTCGGCAACCAGTGCTCCGAGGGTGCGTGGTCGCGGAACAAAGACGGGGCTGCGGCCGGTAACAGCGCCCCGCGGGTCAACGATGTCGAGGAAGGACGAGGGTTGAGTGTCTTCGGAGGCCACCGCGATGGCGATGACTTTGGATTTCGCGCGAGAAATCGCATTCGCGAAGGTGCGTAACTCATCTGCGCGCGTCTCGCGGATGAGCGAGGCGATATTGCGGGTGGGGAGAATTTCCGGGCCGTGTTCAATCACATCACTCAGTGCGCCACCTCCGAGCAATTCACCACGCAGTTTGGTATTGGGCCAGATCCCTTCCTGCATCCCGGGTACCAATACCAATTCCCATTCGAGCCCTGCCGCTGCTGCGGTGGTGAGCACCTGGACGGAGGCAGTACTTCCGCCTCGATTGGCCAGAGTATCCATGGGCAGTTCTTGCCCCAACACGTGCTCAACAAATTGGGCGACGGAGGAACCGGGCAACTGATCAACAAAGCGTTCGGCGGATTGGAAGATTGCCAGCATGGCGTCAAGATCGTGGTCGGCCCGAGTACCGAGGATGCCGCCCTCCAGTGCCGCTGCACTCCACTTCTCGGCCATTCCACTGGCCGCCCATAACGCCCAAAGCGCTGTTTCGGCGTTCATGTTCCCACTACCAAGCTCGGCGAGAAGTGCTTGGTACATCCGTGCCAGGCGTCGGGCTCCTGCCGCTGCGCGACCCATGGTCCCCAAAAGTTCCAGCTGATCGAGCATCCCGGTGAGCAACTCGGCACTTGAGCGATTGCCGCCGTTGGCGACTTCGTGACGGCGTAATCCTTGGCGCAGCCGACGCACGTCCAACGCCGACGCGTTGGCATAGCGCGACATTAAGAGTTCTTGAAGCAGTAAAGGATCCTGTTGGGCCTCGGGGGCCAAGGCCAATTGCATCAGGTCAAGTAGCGGGCGAACCGCTGGTTCTTCCCGCAAGGGCGTTTCGGCGGGCGGGGTATTTACCGCAATGCCGGCGCCAGCAAGGTACTTGGACATGGATCGTACCTGGGAGCCATTGCGCAGAATTACGGCCATGGAATCTAGCGGGCGGTGGTGGATCAGGTGTTCTTCGAGTAGGCGCTGGGCCACGAGGCGTTGTTCGTGGATGGGCGAATCAACCAGCAGAACTTCAAGGCTGCCCGGGGGCGATGTTTGAAGCGGTGTCTCAGCTGCAGCGTTATCCGCGTCTGGCCCATTTTCGGCATCGTCCCCGAGTTCTGGGCTCGAAGTCTGAACTTCGCCGTCCGCATCGCTGACGCTGGTGGCCTCCGGGAAGGAGAGGATCCTGCCCGCAACGCCAGCTGCCACGGGAATGCGACGAGCGACCTGTCCCCATGCGATGGCCAGTTCGGCATCGAGGCGGTGGGAAGTCTGCAATTCCATGACGTGGGCCGGGTGCGCTTCGGTACCTAAGCGCGTCTCGAATTCTCCGAGCATGTCCGGCCGAGCACCACGGAAGCCTTGAACGACATTATCTGGCACGGCGAAGGCCATCAGGTCACGTCCCCGGGCAAGCAGCGCGAGCAAACGATGCTGGGCAGGATTGGCTTCCTGAAGGTCATCGACCATGACTAGCTGGAGGCGCTCGTGTTCCGCGTTGTGGAACTCTGGGTTGTCTTCCAGGATGTTTGCCGCCGCGGCCAAAAGCCCTGCTGGATCGAAGGCCTCGGCGCTACCCAAGTCCAAAAGGTCCCGATATTCCTGATAGAACTGGGCTGCGGCGACCCATTCGGGACGCTTAAGATTCTCCCCTAGGTCCTGAAGCGCGCCGGCCTCAAGTCCGTGTTCGGAGATCCGGTCAAAAAGTTCTCGCAATTCCTTGCGGAAACCACGGGTACCAATGGCTTCGCCCAGCGATTCGGGCCATAACGGGCCGGGTGTGATGCCCTGGGCATGGCCCTGAAGTAGATGTCCGATCAAGGTGTCCTGTTCGGGACCGGACAGCAGCCGGGGAGGCCGCTGCAGCTCCGGTAGAAGTCCGTCCAACCGCGCCCTGCGGATCAGGTCAAAGGCATATGCCGACCAAGTGCGTACCGTGGGTTCTGAAAAGGTCTTGTCGGTACCGGCCGAGAGGTCATCTCGCAGAAGCGCAGCTGCGGCACGTGTCGGAGAAAGCACCAGCACCCGCTGCGGGTCAAGCCCTGCGGCTAGACGGGTGGTCAACACCCGTAGCAACGTCGACGTCTTTCCGGTTCCCGGGCCTCCCAACACCAGCACGGGCCCATGACCGGGCGTAAGCTCCAGTAGTGCCCGTTGCGCCGAGTCTGCGGGCGAGGCCTTCTCTGAACCCAGCTGTTCCGCGGGTGTCGGATTGGCTGCGTTGGTGGTGTCCATGTTCTCCATCAGATCATTCGAGGGTGACGATTTGGCATCGGCAGTAATTCGGCGATGCCGTCGATGAGAGTGTGCTCCGCGTCGGTGGGCTCCCAGCGGGCCACATTCATTCGCACCCGCGTCGGCGTTCTGGGTGTGCCCTCGCGTTCCCAATGGGTTTCGGCGAGCGGTTGCAAATCACTTGGCAGGGTTCCGTTGGAGCGGATGACCCGCCACCAGGTGGCGTTGGAGTCGCCCCTACCCATGGCCTTGCCGACTTGTCGAGCTCCACCGATGCCGAGCAATTCGGCAATGTCTCCATAGGCCAGCACCTTGCCGCAAGGTATTAACGCAACGACGGCGAACACTGCCTCGTCATAATCGAGACCCACGGCGGAGCCCGATGCACCATCTTCGGCGATCTCTGCGCCGGGATGACTCGAATCACTGCCTCGATCCACTCTCGCTCCTCGTTCGTGATGGTTCCGCAGCCTCTATTATCGGCTGCACCCCTCGCTCTTCTTCCACCACCGCGCTGCGATGG from Paeniglutamicibacter sp. Y32M11 encodes the following:
- a CDS encoding ATP-dependent DNA helicase, with translation MDTTNAANPTPAEQLGSEKASPADSAQRALLELTPGHGPVLVLGGPGTGKTSTLLRVLTTRLAAGLDPQRVLVLSPTRAAAALLRDDLSAGTDKTFSEPTVRTWSAYAFDLIRRARLDGLLPELQRPPRLLSGPEQDTLIGHLLQGHAQGITPGPLWPESLGEAIGTRGFRKELRELFDRISEHGLEAGALQDLGENLKRPEWVAAAQFYQEYRDLLDLGSAEAFDPAGLLAAAANILEDNPEFHNAEHERLQLVMVDDLQEANPAQHRLLALLARGRDLMAFAVPDNVVQGFRGARPDMLGEFETRLGTEAHPAHVMELQTSHRLDAELAIAWGQVARRIPVAAGVAGRILSFPEATSVSDADGEVQTSSPELGDDAENGPDADNAAAETPLQTSPPGSLEVLLVDSPIHEQRLVAQRLLEEHLIHHRPLDSMAVILRNGSQVRSMSKYLAGAGIAVNTPPAETPLREEPAVRPLLDLMQLALAPEAQQDPLLLQELLMSRYANASALDVRRLRQGLRRHEVANGGNRSSAELLTGMLDQLELLGTMGRAAAGARRLARMYQALLAELGSGNMNAETALWALWAASGMAEKWSAAALEGGILGTRADHDLDAMLAIFQSAERFVDQLPGSSVAQFVEHVLGQELPMDTLANRGGSTASVQVLTTAAAAGLEWELVLVPGMQEGIWPNTKLRGELLGGGALSDVIEHGPEILPTRNIASLIRETRADELRTFANAISRAKSKVIAIAVASEDTQPSSFLDIVDPRGAVTGRSPVFVPRPRTLGALVAELRQAAEATALDESREPLHSDATEVLGTLAAASRPIRGAHPGSWWGLAEITSTGPVVPTGEPVKVSPSKVESVMNSPLNWFVQAAGGEAATDFARSLGTLVHSIAEEHPEASGGEYLEVLEQRWAELEMPSNWEGARDRERAEDMLKKLAQYNVMMRTEHRTLIGREISFEIIIPAATADAESGAVEPRDALLRGVVDRVEADEAGNPWVVDLKTGKSQPSGKDVEKHPQLGAYQAAIINGALAGKTPVELTRVPAGASLVQLGTTTKSPREQAQPAITETDWATPMVLAAAALMGDADFLSRHDPARGGRSGSNCRLPGICPLCSEGRQVTEP
- a CDS encoding MGMT family protein; translated protein: MDRGSDSSHPGAEIAEDGASGSAVGLDYDEAVFAVVALIPCGKVLAYGDIAELLGIGGARQVGKAMGRGDSNATWWRVIRSNGTLPSDLQPLAETHWEREGTPRTPTRVRMNVARWEPTDAEHTLIDGIAELLPMPNRHPRMI
- a CDS encoding ATP-dependent DNA helicase, whose protein sequence is MHEDVAGGQATVEPEGRIYSPEELSEILGQHQPTPEQSAIISSPLEPLLVIAGAGSGKTATMADRVIWLVANKKVRPEEILGVTFTRKAAGELAQRIRGQLEKLARSGLLELEAEGLLDPSVSTYHSYANTLVKEHGLRIGVESDTALLGTAQAWQVAAAVVEGYTGDYEHLASSKNTLIDAVVTFAGECAEHLVAPEEAKAWIDELVGQLESLPYRIDKPAAPSVEARKLLDKLRTRATIAELALDYAHAKAARGALDYGDLVALAARIAREIPEAAHSERARFKVVLLDEFQDTSHAQMVLFSCIFGEGHALTAVGDPNQSIYGFRGASAGQLFRFPTEFPARVAPQDGASSELRPASVAYLSTAWRNSKNVLSAANAVSARLNSVAPAGISVPALKPSAFAGEGRVELARYATGGQEAAALAARFIIERASFASAHGRNPSMAVLCRTRSQLTPISRGLEDAGIPYEILGLGGLLSMPEVSDIVATLNVLVDPNRSDHLLRLLAGARWRIGPADLMAFADWSRFLARRREFALKDGGKEDLEASESAEELTRAEARAELNDAASLIEALDYLPHPDWVSGDGRSLGATALARLTKLRDELRYLRGFVDDDLETLLRETERAMGLDIEVAAKPGVGIHEARRHLDAFADIAQDYSSSSTRVDLAGFLTWLEAAAEKEGGLAIVPGESNPDAVQLLTIHASKGLEWDVVAVTGMNEGIFPSANDSRWTSGDSALPWPLRGDKHDLPQWDTDQECLFDVVKAEAMFKSEVLNHAELEERRLAYVALTRAKSLLICSATAWTGTRTKLTDASSFLLDMRPLSEGEKPAALVAEWVDDEDAPEANPFREQPLEARWPYDPLEGPSITGGGVLRPRPPGRRAKLEAAAEAVLTAADRVARAAPPVPEENDSAETAAWNTPTGKNWFKEAELLLARREQEAAEERTVGIPKHVRASVFVDLATDAKTVLAELRRPIPRRPGTAARRGTAFHAWLEEYFDSTGMLDLGEYMEAADAYIDDALDLEDMKNSFLASEWADRQPAYVEAAIETRIGPVSVRGRIDAIFQEADGAWLLVDWKTGRVPRGEELRIKALQLAVYRLGWARLRGIDVSQVRAAFYYVGSGITIRPHDLAAEAELEALITESMAELQRAPRSDS